From the genome of Naumannella halotolerans, one region includes:
- a CDS encoding Bax inhibitor-1/YccA family protein, with amino-acid sequence MMRSSNPVLSRNDTWSSGGYAPADQSYGQQPQHGGPIGQQDRNRGVMTLDDVITKTAVMLGIVVLSAGATYFLLPQPLWLPAAIVGGLGTFILTIIVAARRTVPVPLAFVFSVLEGMLVGAISGVFENVYPGIVVQAVFATMVAAGVTLAAYKFFNIKVGNTFRKVVTIATIAIAAVMLINFIVFLFNGAGIGIRAGVTGEVGLLPYLFSAIAVVLAVLNLVMDFDHVERGIAMRAPADQSWKAAFGLTVTLVWLYIELLRIISYFRR; translated from the coding sequence ATGATGCGCAGCTCCAATCCGGTGTTGTCGAGGAATGACACCTGGTCGTCGGGCGGCTACGCACCTGCCGACCAGAGTTACGGCCAACAGCCGCAGCACGGCGGACCGATCGGCCAGCAGGACCGCAACCGGGGCGTGATGACCCTGGACGATGTGATCACCAAGACCGCGGTGATGCTGGGCATCGTCGTCCTCTCCGCGGGTGCCACCTACTTCCTGCTCCCGCAGCCGCTGTGGCTGCCGGCAGCGATCGTCGGCGGTCTGGGCACCTTCATCCTGACCATCATCGTCGCCGCTCGGCGTACCGTGCCGGTGCCGCTGGCCTTCGTCTTCTCGGTGCTCGAGGGAATGCTGGTCGGCGCGATCTCGGGTGTCTTCGAGAACGTCTACCCCGGCATCGTCGTGCAGGCGGTCTTCGCCACCATGGTCGCCGCAGGTGTCACCTTGGCGGCCTACAAATTCTTCAACATCAAGGTCGGCAACACCTTCCGGAAGGTGGTGACGATCGCCACGATCGCCATCGCCGCAGTGATGTTGATCAACTTCATCGTCTTCCTGTTCAACGGTGCCGGCATCGGCATCCGGGCCGGGGTCACCGGCGAGGTCGGCCTGCTGCCGTACCTCTTCTCCGCGATCGCGGTCGTGCTGGCGGTGCTGAACCTGGTGATGGACTTCGACCACGTCGAGCGCGGGATCGCCATGCGCGCCCCGGCCGACCAGTCCTGGAAGGCCGCCTTCGGCCTGACCGTCACCTTGGTCTGGCTCTACATCGAGCTGCTGCGGATCATCAGCTACTTCCGACGCTGA
- a CDS encoding beta-class carbonic anhydrase: MSSEHGRAPKGFGDLLQANADYAAHFDLHGFDGVANAGVAMVTCMDSRIDPLTMIGLRAGDAKILRNPGGRVTDAILAGVVLAVNLLGVDRVLVVQHTRCAVASASEEEFHRRLTESTGIDSSWMTVPVVTDPERTLRDDVTRVRTHPLVPAGVQTGGFVYDVDTGRLNQLV; this comes from the coding sequence ATGAGTTCTGAGCACGGACGGGCCCCGAAGGGTTTCGGCGATCTGCTGCAGGCCAATGCCGACTACGCCGCGCATTTCGATCTGCACGGTTTCGACGGTGTGGCCAATGCGGGGGTGGCGATGGTCACCTGCATGGACAGCCGGATCGATCCGCTGACCATGATCGGCCTGCGGGCGGGCGATGCGAAGATCCTGCGGAACCCGGGTGGCCGGGTGACCGATGCCATCCTGGCCGGAGTGGTGCTGGCGGTGAACCTGCTCGGGGTCGACCGGGTGCTGGTGGTGCAGCACACCCGGTGCGCGGTGGCCAGCGCCAGTGAGGAGGAGTTCCACCGCCGACTGACCGAGAGCACCGGGATCGACTCCAGCTGGATGACGGTGCCGGTGGTCACCGATCCGGAGCGAACCCTGCGCGATGACGTCACCCGGGTGCGTACCCACCCCCTGGTCCCCGCGGGGGTGCAGACCGGTGGGTTCGTCTACGACGTCGACACCGGTCGGCTGAACCAGTTGGTCTGA
- a CDS encoding ribose-5-phosphate isomerase yields the protein MSGLRMLVGSDSAGYDYKQALLADLQADERVASVVDLGATAESLDSCTYTSVATRAGELIMAGEADRAILVCGTGIGVSIAANKVPGIRATVAHDSFSVERSILSNDCQILTFGQRVIGLQLARRLAKEWLGYTFDPSSHSKANVDEIVSYEAAVAAE from the coding sequence ATGAGTGGACTGAGAATGCTGGTGGGCAGCGACTCGGCCGGTTACGACTACAAGCAGGCACTGCTCGCCGATCTGCAGGCCGATGAGCGGGTCGCCTCGGTGGTCGACCTGGGGGCCACCGCGGAGTCGCTGGACAGCTGCACCTACACCTCGGTCGCCACCCGCGCCGGTGAGTTGATCATGGCCGGTGAGGCGGACCGGGCGATCCTGGTCTGCGGTACCGGGATCGGTGTCTCGATCGCGGCGAACAAGGTCCCCGGTATCCGGGCGACCGTTGCCCATGACTCCTTCAGTGTGGAGCGTTCGATCCTGTCCAACGACTGCCAGATCCTGACCTTCGGGCAACGGGTGATCGGACTGCAGCTGGCGCGGCGGCTGGCCAAGGAATGGCTGGGCTACACCTTCGATCCGAGCAGTCACTCGAAGGCCAATGTCGACGAGATCGTGAGCTACGAGGCCGCGGTCGCCGCCGAGTGA
- a CDS encoding NUDIX hydrolase: MRLIGVGPTGEPLISLELDHGADPYSTLWQRGLSLTRTVRAQRSPSGDLVLLVEAVPHHRSRGDRRSRSRPAPKEAVRRQRVAAYAITLSGRGVLGTEFSDRTHVPGQWGLPGGGVDPGEEPTDTVRRELMEETGQHVDLGLLIDVQSDHWVGKSPTAVLEDFHAVRLVYAADCPDPGDPVVHDIGGTTSDAAWIPLNRWQDWPWTSGARALLGKHLG; the protein is encoded by the coding sequence ATGAGACTGATCGGTGTCGGACCAACGGGTGAGCCGTTGATCAGTCTCGAACTCGACCACGGCGCAGACCCCTACTCCACGTTGTGGCAGCGGGGGCTGAGCCTGACCCGGACGGTCCGCGCGCAGCGGAGCCCCTCCGGGGATCTGGTGCTGCTGGTCGAGGCCGTGCCGCATCACCGCAGCCGGGGCGATCGCCGCAGCCGCTCCCGACCGGCACCCAAGGAGGCGGTCCGCCGGCAGCGGGTCGCCGCCTACGCGATCACCCTGAGTGGCCGCGGCGTGCTCGGCACCGAGTTCTCCGACCGTACCCACGTGCCCGGGCAGTGGGGCCTGCCCGGCGGCGGGGTCGATCCCGGTGAGGAACCGACCGACACGGTCCGCCGGGAACTGATGGAGGAGACCGGTCAGCATGTCGACCTCGGCCTGCTGATCGACGTCCAGTCCGACCACTGGGTCGGCAAATCCCCCACCGCGGTGCTGGAGGACTTCCACGCCGTCCGGTTGGTCTATGCCGCCGACTGCCCGGACCCCGGCGACCCCGTGGTCCACGACATCGGCGGCACCACCTCCGATGCGGCCTGGATCCCGCTGAACCGCTGGCAGGACTGGCCCTGGACCTCCGGCGCCCGCGCACTGCTGGGCAAACATCTCGGCTGA
- a CDS encoding proteasome protein encodes MTVVLGLRCQDGVVLAADSQITDGARDLSYPAQKLHPLGDSGAWAGSGSRAVLLELEPILAESATQVLGAPNIGRGLQEQVLPLLRHHYESFIPEVPGQDSSGSTPATYVMAAGYTASGEPFIVDIDPHGLIGRYEEVGFHAIGSGSAMAQQAGALLAHFRMTERDVDHGVLAAVRVLDALRITSPSVGGEIDVFRMTPDGAKELSPREISAVRTKIKKWEKLENEALDRLPAD; translated from the coding sequence ATGACGGTTGTACTGGGCCTGCGTTGCCAGGACGGAGTCGTGCTCGCAGCCGACTCCCAGATCACCGATGGGGCGCGGGACCTCAGCTACCCGGCGCAGAAGTTGCACCCGCTCGGTGACTCAGGCGCCTGGGCCGGCAGCGGCTCCCGGGCGGTGCTGTTGGAACTGGAACCGATCCTGGCCGAGTCGGCCACCCAGGTCCTCGGGGCACCGAACATCGGCCGCGGGTTGCAGGAGCAGGTACTGCCGCTGTTGCGGCACCACTATGAGAGCTTCATCCCCGAGGTACCGGGACAGGATTCCTCGGGTTCGACGCCGGCCACCTATGTGATGGCCGCCGGTTACACCGCGAGCGGTGAGCCCTTCATCGTCGACATCGACCCGCACGGGCTGATCGGCCGCTACGAGGAGGTCGGATTCCACGCGATCGGGTCCGGTTCGGCAATGGCCCAGCAGGCCGGTGCCCTGCTCGCCCATTTCCGGATGACCGAACGCGATGTCGATCATGGCGTACTGGCAGCGGTCCGGGTCCTGGACGCCCTGCGCATCACCTCCCCCAGCGTCGGCGGCGAGATCGATGTGTTCCGGATGACCCCGGACGGTGCGAAGGAGCTGAGCCCGCGGGAGATCAGCGCCGTCCGGACCAAGATCAAGAAGTGGGAGAAGCTGGAGAACGAGGCCCTGGACCGGCTGCCGGCCGATTGA
- a CDS encoding DNA-3-methyladenine glycosylase — protein sequence MSRQEDLDTALAGTAPQVAPRLLGSVLHHDHVAVRITEVEAYAGPDDPASHAWRGETARNRTMFGPRGHLYVYSMHGHHCCNVVCADPGTPTGLLIRAGEVVAGVDLARERRAAHRRTAIPEHQLARGPGNLTRCLGITRSDDGTDLRNHCGPWLELRPPLPLAEVRSGPRVGVPRAVDVAWRFWIAGDPSVSSFRPARSSR from the coding sequence ATGAGTCGGCAGGAGGACCTGGACACGGCACTGGCCGGTACGGCGCCACAGGTCGCGCCGCGGCTGCTCGGCAGTGTGCTGCACCATGATCACGTGGCGGTGAGGATCACCGAGGTCGAGGCCTATGCCGGGCCCGACGACCCCGCCTCCCACGCCTGGCGCGGGGAGACTGCGCGGAACCGGACGATGTTCGGGCCGCGAGGCCATCTCTACGTGTACAGCATGCACGGACACCACTGCTGCAATGTGGTCTGTGCCGATCCGGGTACGCCGACCGGTCTGCTGATCAGGGCAGGTGAGGTGGTGGCCGGGGTGGATCTGGCCCGGGAGCGCCGCGCGGCCCATCGGCGTACCGCGATCCCCGAGCACCAGCTCGCACGGGGCCCGGGGAACCTCACCCGCTGCCTGGGGATCACCCGCAGTGACGATGGCACCGACCTGCGCAACCACTGCGGTCCCTGGCTGGAACTTCGCCCGCCCCTGCCCCTGGCCGAGGTACGTTCAGGGCCGCGGGTGGGAGTGCCGCGAGCTGTCGACGTCGCCTGGCGATTCTGGATCGCCGGCGACCCGAGCGTCTCCAGCTTCCGCCCCGCCCGCAGCTCCCGCTGA
- a CDS encoding PQQ-dependent sugar dehydrogenase, translating into MVGSLVLGIGGLLSPVTEAHAEVLEPELIATTVVSGVQAPANFEIDDDGNIFLAQRHGVVLRYTGEGDTSPETVIDLREEVYRQGDRGLLGLALDPDFADGSPYLYLLYTQDKDPFGTDQVPRWGGEELTDPCPDPPGANGDGCTATGQLVRYTVGEDGTADPGSAVVLLDGSNRTEGGWCSQFPSHATSTLAFGPDGMLYVGHGDGANYNTADWGQLGGTQPNTPTPVNSCNDGPGERGTTPDRADSAGGALRSQSVRAATEDGYVSWDGAILRIDPETGEAAADNPLVAVR; encoded by the coding sequence GTGGTGGGCTCGTTGGTGCTCGGGATCGGGGGACTGCTGTCCCCGGTGACCGAGGCCCACGCCGAGGTCCTGGAGCCCGAGCTCATCGCCACCACCGTGGTCAGCGGGGTACAGGCGCCGGCCAACTTCGAGATCGACGACGACGGCAACATCTTCCTCGCCCAGCGCCATGGTGTGGTGCTGCGTTACACCGGTGAGGGCGACACCTCACCCGAGACCGTGATCGACCTGCGCGAGGAGGTCTATCGGCAAGGCGATCGTGGACTGCTGGGCCTGGCCCTGGACCCGGACTTCGCCGACGGCAGCCCCTACCTGTACCTGCTCTACACCCAGGACAAGGACCCCTTCGGCACCGATCAGGTGCCGCGCTGGGGCGGGGAGGAACTGACCGACCCGTGTCCGGATCCGCCGGGGGCCAACGGTGACGGCTGCACCGCCACCGGTCAACTGGTCCGTTACACCGTCGGCGAGGACGGCACCGCCGACCCGGGATCGGCAGTGGTCCTGCTCGACGGATCGAACCGGACCGAGGGCGGCTGGTGCTCCCAGTTCCCCTCGCACGCCACCTCGACCCTTGCCTTCGGCCCGGACGGAATGCTCTACGTCGGCCACGGCGACGGAGCCAACTACAACACCGCCGACTGGGGCCAGTTGGGTGGGACCCAGCCGAACACCCCGACCCCGGTGAACTCGTGCAACGACGGGCCGGGGGAGCGGGGAACCACGCCGGACCGGGCGGACTCGGCCGGTGGTGCCCTGCGATCACAGTCGGTACGCGCGGCGACCGAAGACGGTTACGTCAGCTGGGACGGGGCCATCCTGCGGATCGATCCCGAGACCGGTGAAGCGGCGGCGGACAACCCGCTGGTGGCAGTGCGCTGA
- the ypfJ gene encoding KPN_02809 family neutral zinc metallopeptidase — translation MKYKDDANLDSSQVRNRGRGGAIAAGGGIGTLLLLFLISQVVGVDLTGLAGGSAQAPATSGSEEEETNDNCRTGADVAADRECRFVAYTNSIQDYWGQTLEGYQPSTTNIFTDQISTGCGTATSQIGPFYCPTDQSVYLDTGFFDQLSEQFGAEGGDATEAYVIAHEYGHHVSNLLGDLEAGQQDSSTGPDSMGVRLELEADCFAGTWMNWADADPDDVIESFTEDDLNQAVDAAEAIGDDRIQEKTQGQVQPESWTHGSAEMRKGWLLEGFRTGDPNVCRTLMDPSTSTELG, via the coding sequence GTGAAGTACAAGGACGATGCCAACCTGGATTCCTCGCAGGTACGCAACCGCGGGCGCGGCGGGGCGATCGCCGCCGGTGGCGGTATCGGCACCCTGCTGCTGCTGTTCCTGATCTCGCAGGTGGTCGGTGTGGACCTGACCGGTCTGGCCGGTGGCAGTGCGCAGGCACCGGCCACCAGTGGCAGCGAGGAGGAGGAGACGAACGACAACTGCCGTACCGGTGCCGATGTGGCCGCCGATCGGGAGTGCCGCTTCGTCGCCTACACGAACTCCATCCAGGACTACTGGGGGCAGACCCTGGAGGGGTACCAACCGTCGACGACCAACATCTTCACCGATCAGATCAGCACCGGCTGCGGGACCGCCACCTCGCAGATCGGGCCGTTCTACTGCCCGACCGACCAGAGTGTCTACCTCGACACCGGATTCTTCGACCAGTTGAGCGAGCAGTTCGGCGCCGAGGGCGGTGATGCCACCGAGGCCTATGTGATCGCCCATGAGTACGGCCACCACGTCTCGAATCTCCTCGGCGACCTGGAGGCCGGGCAGCAGGACTCCTCGACCGGTCCCGACTCGATGGGGGTACGGCTGGAGCTGGAGGCGGACTGCTTCGCCGGCACCTGGATGAACTGGGCCGATGCCGACCCCGATGACGTCATCGAGAGCTTCACCGAGGACGACCTGAACCAGGCCGTGGACGCCGCCGAGGCCATCGGCGACGACCGGATCCAGGAGAAGACCCAGGGGCAGGTGCAACCGGAGAGCTGGACCCACGGCTCGGCCGAGATGCGCAAGGGATGGCTGCTCGAAGGCTTCCGTACCGGCGACCCGAATGTCTGCCGGACCCTGATGGACCCGTCCACCTCGACCGAGCTCGGCTGA
- a CDS encoding CBS domain-containing protein translates to MVESQRTVAQAMLRSPKLSAPGLSVGDLLDFFADDHVHLALIVDGGRLATVITRSDLHGHALTETADDLGTLAGWTVAPDADLEQSRQQMIATGRRRLAVVGADGKLQGLLCLKRSGQGFCSDAGVASRARERRSVAAQPDGA, encoded by the coding sequence ATGGTCGAATCGCAGCGCACGGTCGCTCAGGCCATGCTGCGCTCACCGAAGCTGTCGGCTCCGGGCCTCAGTGTCGGCGACCTGCTCGACTTCTTCGCCGATGATCACGTCCACCTGGCGTTGATCGTCGACGGCGGACGATTGGCCACGGTGATCACCCGTTCCGATCTGCACGGCCATGCCCTCACCGAGACCGCAGATGATCTTGGGACGCTGGCGGGATGGACCGTCGCCCCGGATGCCGACCTGGAGCAGAGCCGGCAGCAGATGATCGCCACTGGTCGGCGACGGCTGGCGGTGGTGGGCGCCGACGGGAAGTTGCAGGGGCTGTTGTGCCTGAAGCGTTCGGGACAGGGATTCTGCTCCGATGCCGGGGTGGCGTCGCGGGCTCGGGAGCGCAGATCCGTCGCTGCGCAACCCGACGGGGCCTGA
- a CDS encoding thioesterase family protein gives MNSFDASTQVERSTDDPGVSTGSFDGSWQVGNGINGGVVLSTTARGLAAALGDDRHPDPLAITGTYLSASTAGPLTVTAEVARRGGSISSGTATLAQPDAAGALQTRAIVQGVFGDLSQLPDDSEVRRDPPQMPAPEDCLPATMAPPHITESAKYLNNLDLRFDPATVQWALGQPARRGMIQAWVRFPDGREPDPFALLFLVDCLPPVLADFGRFGWSPTLQLSAYIRARPAPGALLVRHETEHVSGGQFEEDVRIWDSEGTLVAQGRQLARTPRA, from the coding sequence GTGAATTCCTTCGACGCGAGCACCCAGGTCGAGCGATCGACCGATGATCCGGGCGTCAGCACCGGATCCTTCGACGGTTCTTGGCAGGTCGGCAACGGCATCAACGGTGGCGTGGTGCTGAGCACCACGGCCCGCGGCCTGGCCGCTGCCCTGGGCGACGATCGGCACCCCGATCCGCTGGCGATCACCGGTACGTACCTGAGCGCCTCGACCGCCGGGCCGTTGACCGTCACCGCCGAGGTGGCCCGCCGGGGTGGCAGCATCTCCAGCGGTACCGCCACCCTCGCCCAGCCCGACGCCGCGGGCGCCCTGCAGACCCGGGCGATCGTCCAGGGTGTCTTCGGTGACCTGTCGCAGTTGCCCGACGACTCCGAGGTCCGCCGCGACCCGCCGCAGATGCCGGCCCCCGAGGACTGTCTGCCGGCGACCATGGCGCCGCCGCACATCACCGAGTCGGCGAAGTACCTGAACAACCTCGATCTGCGCTTCGATCCGGCCACGGTCCAGTGGGCCTTGGGTCAGCCGGCCCGGCGAGGGATGATCCAGGCCTGGGTCAGGTTCCCCGACGGCCGCGAACCGGACCCGTTCGCGCTGCTGTTCCTGGTCGACTGCCTGCCGCCGGTGCTGGCCGATTTCGGGCGGTTCGGCTGGTCGCCGACGCTGCAGCTGTCGGCCTACATCCGTGCCCGCCCGGCGCCCGGTGCATTGCTGGTACGGCACGAGACCGAACATGTCAGTGGCGGACAGTTCGAGGAGGATGTCCGGATCTGGGACTCCGAGGGCACGCTGGTGGCGCAGGGGCGGCAGCTGGCCCGTACCCCTCGGGCCTGA